The Chordicoccus furentiruminis DNA window GTTTTTCAGGAAGCCGACATGCGCGGATCGACGCAGTCCTTCGTTAAATACAGCTATCTTGTGAAAAATGCAGACGACATTCCCCGCATCGTGCGGGAAGCCTTCTATATCGCGTCCTCCGGTCGGAAGGGACCGGTGCTGATCGATCTGCCCTGCGACGTCCAGATGGCGGAGCTCCGAAAGCCGTTTGCGTATCCGGAGATGGTCAGCATCCGCAGCTACCGGCCCAGCACGATTCCGAACGCGCAGCAGATGCACAAGGTCGTCAGTGCGGTCAACCGGGCGAAAAAACCGCTGATCTGCGCGGGCGGCGGCGTGATTTTGGCCGGCGCGGAGAGGGAGCTGGTTGCATTCTGCGAGAAAAACGGCATCCCCTGCGTCCATACGATGATGGGAATCGGCGTCATTCCGAAGGCCCACCCGCTGTATTTCGGCATGCTCGGGAACAATGGAAAACCCTATGCCAACCGCGCGGTGAGCAGCAGCGATCTTCTGATCGTCGTCGGCGCGCGGATCGCGGACCGGGCGATCCCGAAGCCTGAGCATCTTGAGAAGCAGGTCTCCATCATCCATATCGACATCGATACGGCGGAGATCGGAAAGAATCTCGGTCCGACGATTCCGCTGGTGGGAGACGCGAAGGAAATATTCCGGGAACTGCTGAAGGCAGACATTCATATCGACACCTCCGGCTGGATCGAAGAGCTGAACGAGATGAAGCGGAGCACCGTGGATCACCGTGTCTTCAGCGAGCACGGCATCAATCCGATGCGTCTGGTGAAGACGCTCTCGGCGAAGATGGAAGACAACGCGGTCTATGTCGCGGAC harbors:
- the ilvB gene encoding biosynthetic-type acetolactate synthase large subunit; this encodes MNGAQALVKCLELEGITKIFGYPGVAIAPFYDAMYASSIDHILVRQEQAAGHAASGYARISGRPAVCCTSSGPGATNLITALATAYADSIPLIAITGQVATPLLGHDVFQEADMRGSTQSFVKYSYLVKNADDIPRIVREAFYIASSGRKGPVLIDLPCDVQMAELRKPFAYPEMVSIRSYRPSTIPNAQQMHKVVSAVNRAKKPLICAGGGVILAGAERELVAFCEKNGIPCVHTMMGIGVIPKAHPLYFGMLGNNGKPYANRAVSSSDLLIVVGARIADRAIPKPEHLEKQVSIIHIDIDTAEIGKNLGPTIPLVGDAKEIFRELLKADIHIDTSGWIEELNEMKRSTVDHRVFSEHGINPMRLVKTLSAKMEDNAVYVADVGQNQLWSADNYIMKHGRYLTTGGMGTMGYSIPAGIGAKICAPDRQVVVVCGDGSFQMSMYELGTIAANRIPLKILVMRNGWLGLVREHQHKVYSDRFEGTDLDGYPHYDRIAEAYDMHYLHAAEMSELDGMLDRFLADPGACLMVCEIDRSNLTK